Genomic segment of Candidatus Thorarchaeota archaeon:
GGGAAGAAGGAAAAGTCTTCAAACTGTTCAGGGGTCTTTGAGACCTTAACCCCCTTGCGTTCGAGACGATCGAACATATGATTCTCCTCATCAACTTTTTTGAAATGCCCATAGGCAGCTGCAATATGTTCCCCTCTTATTCTTGAATCGTCTGGCAGCACTTCTGGATTGTGGGGGACATCGATTCCGCCATCGAGTGCTCCTTTCAGAACAGCAAACACTGAAGACCCTGCAACTGGAGGATTCAATCCTATATCCAATACGGCTTCCTCGATTCCCTCCTCTTTTGCTCTATTTGCTGCGAGAAGGCCCGTAAGATATGCTGCGGGCATGTTTCCCATACCCATATCCCAGCCATATGCATACAGCTCGCTCGAAACCGCTGATGCTACTGTCCGGTCCCCTGAGCGCTTTGCAATGATGAATTGTGCAATAGTTCGTGTATTGGTTCTTCTGACAACCAAACGTGGTTTTCCAGACAATAGAAGTTTCCGTCTGCGATAGTAGTCAGTGCGCCCTTCTCGACGACGTCTGAATTTGACTTTGTACGTAGATCCACGTGCCATTATTCTTCAGTCTCCAAGTTTCTTTCTGAAATGTATGTTTTCAAGTGTGCAACGTTTCTGAATGTGTTACCCTTGGCTTTCCTGTAGAGGGTTCTGTAGACCGAAGATGTAATCTCACCTTCATCACGCATACGTCGAAGTTCTTTCCTAATTGGCCGGATTTTTCTAATCCAGCGGTCCTTCTTTGACAGCTTCGCGGTAGCCTTACCTTTCTTGCGGCCAGGTCCTTTTCGTTGCCCTTTTCGTCTCTGAGATGCATTGTGTCGTGCTCGGCCTCTGCTGACACCTTTCTTCGCTTTCTTCTGGATGATACCTTCATCAATGAGTCTTCGGATGTCATTCTTTGTGATGGCTAGGCTTACTTCATCTACCCATTCTGGGTCAATCCAAACACGGGATTTGCCTACACCCATCACTTCTGCAGCTAGTCTTTTCTGTGCAGTAAGCTTCATTTCATTCCACCTCGATATCTTCTAAGCCTTCGAGCTCTTCGAAGAGTTCTTCTTCGATGATAGCTTCCTCTACACCAGGGTTGAGAACCCTAAGCATCATTGCATCAGCTTTCTGAATGATATTCTGACGCTTCCTCTCTCCAACAGTACCACCAATCCGGACTGCTTGTCTTGTGGGGTCCAGTTCTTCTAGGTCTGCGGGGCGATGAACAAGTACTTCTTCGTATCCTGAAGGATGAAGCCCTCGTACTTCCTTAGGTGTACGAAAGCCAGCAGATGGCATCTTTATGTGTCCCTTCTTCTTTTCACGGATATCGCTATCAATTCCGCGTACTCGTCTCCAGGAATCATCTACTCTCTTCCATCGGTGAGCTTGATTATGTCTGAATTTGGGTTTTCGTTGCTTCTTTTTCTTCGCTATTCTCCAAATCCGTTCATCAACTTCTGGTTTGGTATCGATTTCAGGACCAGCTTCTTCTGGAACCTCAGTCTCCTTGGGAGGACTTGGCTTCTTTGCCTTCTCGGGAATCATATCTTGGGCCGCCGAAATCATTTCCTCAGCCCTGTTTTCGCTTATTCCATCGACCTTGGTAGCGATCTCTCCGGCTTCTGCTTGGGCCAAATCATTGAGATTTTTGTATCCCCCATCAATCAGCCTCTCCTCAAGAGTAGGCCCCACACCTGATATGTCACTCAACGACGGTTCTTTCTTCTTTGGTTTCTTTCTCTCCTTTTTTGGCTTAGGTACAAGCTTTTTCGCTTGTGCAATAAGGTCCTCAGCTTTACTCTTGCTGATACCTTTTACTTCTGCAACTTCCTCAGGTTGAGCTTTTGTAAGTTTCTTGAGTGATGAATATCCACTCTCTTTCAATCTCCCCTGTAACGTAGGTCCTACGCCATCTAAATCCTTGAGAGTGGGTTTTTCTTTGGAACTTCCTGACATTTCTCTGCCTCCTTTAGACTATTGATTCGATTTCGTCGCCTTTCCTCTTCCTGATGACATAGATTCCATCAAGGAAGATTCGCCTGTCTTTGTCTCTGATCTTCAGGGATTGCTGAATATTGGCTGCTGTTTGAGAAACGGCTTCGATATCTATTCCACTAATGATAACGTCATCATCCGTGGTTTCGATTTCCACATCTCCTATTACTCTTGCTCGACGTGGTCCTTGTTCTCCAATGAAATTCTTGATGAGCACTACGTCTCCGTCACGTTCCACAGTTATTGGAAAGTGACTGTAGACGATTTTCATCTCATAGGTGTATCCTTTTGTCACACCTATAATCATGTTGCGAGTGTGCGCAATGACAGTCCCCACCAATGCTCTTGTATTCTTACGAGAAATCGGGGTTGTAGATACTAGCTCGTTTCCTTCTATAGAGAAATCTACAAGAGGTTCCGGAAAGCTTCTTTCTAAATCACCAAGCTCTCCTGCTACTTTGATTGTCTTTTCCTCGATGGCAACGTCTACTTCATCAGGAATCTCTAATCTCTGTTCGTATGCTGCTTCTGTGGACATTTTTGAACCTCC
This window contains:
- a CDS encoding 50S ribosomal protein L18, whose amino-acid sequence is MARGSTYKVKFRRRREGRTDYYRRRKLLLSGKPRLVVRRTNTRTIAQFIIAKRSGDRTVASAVSSELYAYGWDMGMGNMPAAYLTGLLAANRAKEEGIEEAVLDIGLNPPVAGSSVFAVLKGALDGGIDVPHNPEVLPDDSRIRGEHIAAAYGHFKKVDEENHMFDRLERKGVKVSKTPEQFEDFSFFP
- a CDS encoding 50S ribosomal protein L19e, giving the protein MKLTAQKRLAAEVMGVGKSRVWIDPEWVDEVSLAITKNDIRRLIDEGIIQKKAKKGVSRGRARHNASQRRKGQRKGPGRKKGKATAKLSKKDRWIRKIRPIRKELRRMRDEGEITSSVYRTLYRKAKGNTFRNVAHLKTYISERNLETEE
- a CDS encoding 50S ribosomal protein L32e; translation: MSGSSKEKPTLKDLDGVGPTLQGRLKESGYSSLKKLTKAQPEEVAEVKGISKSKAEDLIAQAKKLVPKPKKERKKPKKKEPSLSDISGVGPTLEERLIDGGYKNLNDLAQAEAGEIATKVDGISENRAEEMISAAQDMIPEKAKKPSPPKETEVPEEAGPEIDTKPEVDERIWRIAKKKKQRKPKFRHNQAHRWKRVDDSWRRVRGIDSDIREKKKGHIKMPSAGFRTPKEVRGLHPSGYEEVLVHRPADLEELDPTRQAVRIGGTVGERKRQNIIQKADAMMLRVLNPGVEEAIIEEELFEELEGLEDIEVE
- a CDS encoding 50S ribosomal protein L6 codes for the protein MSTEAAYEQRLEIPDEVDVAIEEKTIKVAGELGDLERSFPEPLVDFSIEGNELVSTTPISRKNTRALVGTVIAHTRNMIIGVTKGYTYEMKIVYSHFPITVERDGDVVLIKNFIGEQGPRRARVIGDVEIETTDDDVIISGIDIEAVSQTAANIQQSLKIRDKDRRIFLDGIYVIRKRKGDEIESIV